One genomic region from Candidatus Scalindua japonica encodes:
- a CDS encoding DUF2905 domain-containing protein translates to MTECGKILIIIGLLLAILGCIFLFGNKIPFIGKLPGDIAVEKKNFSFYFPVTTCIINSIVLSLILWIFSKK, encoded by the coding sequence GTGACTGAATGTGGGAAAATCTTAATTATTATTGGTTTATTACTGGCAATACTCGGGTGTATTTTTCTCTTTGGAAATAAGATACCGTTCATTGGCAAATTACCGGGTGACATAGCAGTTGAGAAGAAAAATTTTAGTTTCTATTTTCCCGTAACAACTTGTATCATTAACAGCATTGTCCTCTCCCTGATTTTATGGATTTTTAGCAAAAAATAG
- a CDS encoding S26 family signal peptidase translates to MSKQELKNDKNKKKKQKGFFRENIESILIAVALAFILRIFIVEAFKIPTGSMAPTLLGVHKDVKCPNCNWKFKSNQNINYVKCSNCFYKIRISDNGRRGGSRILVNKFSYDFGSPRRWDVAVFKYPFADVTCMSCGFSSNHSMMCEKCTNLKKENFIKSKVNEYFKRSFGINQYHTETCKSCNASNTILCAQCGSTNVHVIRKNYIKRLIGLPDEKLQVINGDIYIDDKIARKPEKVQNALWVPVFSSNYPAKQEIVKNWETKDEYWDISKEQLHLKIPEGIDQKSYITFTRDIVDYSVYNSEITDGVSADIMLSFNVAATGKNGGVLILLEEDDKTYEVFIRSQGEKKESYLKISGSIVDSNATVFLEPGNVSRIKFSSADNEIVLKLNDTVVFSHTYDTELSSLDGHTKFSRLSFGGIHTEAVFNNIAISRDVYYSETGKWGIFNPVEIGKKEYFFMGDNSRNSNDSRYWKFVPESSMVGRAFMVFWPLSTIKIIK, encoded by the coding sequence ATGAGTAAACAAGAACTGAAGAACGATAAAAATAAGAAAAAAAAGCAAAAAGGGTTCTTTCGTGAAAACATTGAATCAATCCTCATAGCAGTAGCTCTGGCTTTTATATTAAGGATTTTTATAGTGGAAGCATTTAAAATCCCTACAGGTTCAATGGCCCCAACATTATTGGGTGTACATAAAGATGTTAAATGTCCTAACTGTAATTGGAAATTTAAAAGTAATCAAAATATAAATTATGTAAAATGTTCAAATTGTTTTTATAAAATACGTATTTCAGATAACGGAAGAAGGGGAGGAAGCAGAATACTTGTAAACAAGTTTTCATATGATTTCGGTAGCCCCAGGAGGTGGGATGTTGCCGTTTTTAAATATCCTTTTGCTGATGTTACATGCATGTCATGCGGTTTTTCTTCAAACCACTCAATGATGTGCGAAAAGTGTACTAATTTGAAGAAAGAAAATTTCATTAAGAGCAAGGTTAATGAATATTTTAAACGTTCATTTGGTATTAACCAATATCACACGGAAACGTGTAAGTCATGTAATGCATCAAATACTATTTTGTGTGCGCAGTGTGGCTCTACAAATGTGCATGTTATCCGAAAAAATTACATAAAACGTTTGATTGGTTTACCGGATGAGAAACTACAGGTTATAAATGGGGATATTTATATTGATGATAAGATAGCGAGAAAACCGGAAAAAGTTCAGAATGCGCTTTGGGTACCGGTTTTTAGTAGCAATTATCCGGCAAAACAGGAAATTGTGAAAAATTGGGAAACGAAGGATGAGTATTGGGATATCAGTAAAGAGCAATTACATTTAAAAATACCTGAAGGGATTGATCAAAAGTCATATATAACATTTACAAGAGACATTGTAGATTATAGTGTTTATAACAGTGAAATTACTGATGGTGTATCTGCAGATATAATGTTGTCATTCAACGTTGCTGCTACTGGAAAAAATGGAGGAGTTTTGATATTACTGGAAGAGGATGACAAAACGTATGAGGTTTTTATTCGTTCACAGGGAGAGAAAAAGGAGTCTTATTTAAAAATTTCAGGCTCGATTGTTGATAGCAACGCTACCGTTTTTCTAGAACCTGGGAATGTATCTAGAATTAAATTTTCAAGTGCAGATAATGAAATTGTCCTGAAACTGAACGATACAGTTGTTTTTTCACATACATACGATACTGAATTATCATCACTGGATGGTCATACAAAATTCAGCAGATTGAGCTTTGGAGGAATTCATACGGAAGCAGTCTTTAATAATATTGCAATTTCTCGTGATGTCTACTATTCAGAAACCGGGAAGTGGGGAATATTCAATCCGGTGGAGATAGGTAAAAAGGAGTACTTCTTTATGGGAGATAATAGTAGAAACAGTAATGATAGCAGGTATTGGAAATTTGTTCCTGAGAGCAGTATGGTTGGCAGGGCATTTATGGTATTCTGGCCTCTAAGTACTATTAAGATTATCAAGTAG
- the lptB gene encoding LPS export ABC transporter ATP-binding protein: MKLVQAVEITKAYGRKTAVDHISFEVHSGEIAGLLGQNGAGKSTAFAMVIGMIKPDHGKVYFRGADVTDMPIYMRARLGMGYLSQQPSVFQRLTVEENILAVLETLKVNYRERMKKLNQALGELGLTHLSKKMAFTLSGGERRRLEIARAISTSPSLILLDEPFSFIDPIAVAEIQDIVLSLKEKGIGILLTDHNVREALSITDHSYILSTGSIITSGTTQKLLNDPLARKSYFGEKFLGNDIRSRGSFSTYDGKDEILETEME, from the coding sequence ATGAAATTAGTCCAGGCCGTTGAAATAACTAAAGCATATGGAAGGAAAACTGCTGTAGACCATATCAGTTTTGAGGTTCATTCCGGTGAAATAGCAGGACTACTGGGACAAAATGGTGCCGGGAAAAGTACGGCATTTGCGATGGTTATTGGTATGATAAAACCGGATCATGGTAAAGTCTACTTTCGTGGCGCTGATGTTACTGACATGCCGATATACATGCGTGCAAGGTTGGGCATGGGATATCTTTCTCAACAACCATCTGTTTTTCAGCGTTTAACTGTTGAAGAAAATATATTAGCGGTTCTGGAAACGCTAAAAGTTAATTATAGAGAACGAATGAAAAAGCTGAATCAGGCTTTAGGTGAATTGGGGTTAACTCATTTGTCAAAAAAAATGGCATTCACTCTTTCGGGTGGGGAAAGAAGACGTCTCGAAATTGCAAGAGCTATATCAACTTCACCCTCACTTATCCTTCTCGATGAACCGTTCTCATTTATAGATCCAATAGCTGTTGCTGAAATCCAGGATATTGTTTTGAGCCTTAAGGAAAAGGGCATTGGTATATTATTAACAGACCATAATGTGAGGGAAGCGCTAAGTATTACAGACCACTCTTATATTTTGAGTACCGGGTCGATAATAACCAGTGGGACTACGCAAAAACTACTTAATGATCCACTTGCAAGAAAATCATATTTTGGAGAAAAATTCCTGGGTAATGATATAAGGTCTCGTGGCTCTTTTAGTACTTATGATGGAAAAGACGAAATATTAGAAACTGAAATGGAATAA
- the lepA gene encoding translation elongation factor 4, which produces MKINNIRNFCIIAHIDHGKSTLADCLLKTAKAINPRKFRDQLLDNMDLERERGITIKASAVSLDYEKNGEIYSLNLIDTPGHVDFSYEVSRSLSACEGVLLLVDAAQGIEAQTITNMYMAMEKNLEIIPVLSKIDIKSARPEEVSDEIVSILGETDEDIIAVSAKTGLGIEGVFDAIITRMPSPEGDSSMPLRALIFDSVYDDYRGVIVYFRIFDGTIKVGDNILMMKTNRSFLITELGVFRPEMTSVNELSAGSVGYCVASIKSIHDVHVGDTITLKEKKTAEALPGYRKPLPMVFCGLYPTANTDFMPLRAAIERLWLNDSSFTFEPETSQALGFGFRCGFLGLLHMEIVQERLERESNVGLVQTAPTVTYEILTHDNKIVHIDNPEKLPPVGTIKEFREPVVEARIILPSEYIGAIMQLVDEKRATYKSTEYMGEKRAVLTYTMPLGEIIFDFYDKLKSLTRGFGTLDYDLIGYVPDDLVKLDILVGGQKVDALSCIVHRKKADYKGRSLVKNLKKDISRHMFEIPIQAAIGSRVIARETIRAMSKNVTAKCYGGDITRKRKLLEKQKEGKKRMKNVGNVEIPQSAFLSVLSTDDKS; this is translated from the coding sequence TTGAAAATAAATAATATTCGTAATTTTTGTATAATAGCTCACATTGATCATGGGAAGTCTACGCTGGCAGATTGCCTGCTTAAAACAGCAAAGGCAATTAATCCGAGAAAGTTTCGTGACCAGTTACTGGATAACATGGATTTGGAAAGAGAACGTGGTATTACCATAAAAGCAAGTGCGGTTTCTCTCGATTATGAAAAAAATGGAGAGATATACTCTTTAAATCTGATAGACACACCTGGGCATGTCGATTTCAGTTATGAGGTGTCACGTAGCCTCAGCGCCTGTGAGGGAGTATTGCTTCTGGTTGATGCTGCACAGGGGATTGAAGCACAAACAATAACTAACATGTATATGGCGATGGAGAAAAACCTTGAAATCATACCTGTTCTCAGCAAAATAGATATAAAATCTGCCAGACCGGAGGAAGTAAGTGATGAAATTGTAAGTATCCTTGGTGAAACGGACGAAGATATCATTGCCGTGAGTGCCAAAACCGGTCTTGGAATAGAAGGGGTTTTTGATGCAATAATAACACGTATGCCTTCTCCGGAAGGTGATTCAAGCATGCCTTTGCGGGCCTTGATATTTGATTCTGTTTATGATGACTATCGTGGTGTAATAGTATATTTCAGGATCTTTGACGGTACTATCAAGGTCGGTGATAACATTTTAATGATGAAAACCAATAGATCATTTCTCATTACCGAATTGGGTGTATTCAGGCCAGAAATGACTTCAGTAAATGAATTAAGCGCCGGAAGTGTCGGATATTGTGTTGCCAGTATCAAGTCTATTCATGATGTACATGTTGGTGATACCATAACATTGAAAGAGAAAAAGACTGCAGAGGCCCTTCCCGGTTACCGCAAACCGCTGCCCATGGTTTTTTGTGGATTATACCCTACTGCAAACACTGATTTTATGCCATTAAGAGCAGCGATTGAAAGATTGTGGCTTAACGATTCTTCGTTTACTTTTGAACCGGAAACGTCTCAAGCTCTTGGATTCGGGTTTAGATGTGGATTTCTCGGTCTTTTGCATATGGAAATCGTACAGGAACGATTAGAAAGAGAGAGCAATGTCGGTTTGGTACAAACGGCCCCAACTGTGACATACGAAATATTAACGCATGATAATAAGATAGTACATATTGATAATCCGGAAAAATTGCCTCCTGTTGGAACCATTAAAGAGTTTCGAGAACCGGTAGTTGAGGCAAGAATTATACTTCCATCAGAGTATATCGGTGCTATCATGCAGCTGGTAGATGAAAAAAGGGCTACGTACAAGAGCACAGAATATATGGGTGAAAAGCGGGCGGTACTTACGTATACAATGCCATTGGGAGAAATAATTTTTGATTTTTATGATAAACTGAAATCATTAACAAGGGGATTTGGTACTCTGGACTATGACCTTATAGGTTACGTGCCTGACGATCTTGTAAAGCTGGATATACTGGTTGGTGGACAGAAAGTGGATGCTCTTTCATGTATCGTGCACAGAAAGAAGGCTGATTATAAGGGGAGAAGTCTGGTTAAGAATTTAAAGAAGGATATATCACGTCATATGTTTGAAATTCCTATTCAAGCAGCTATCGGGAGCCGGGTGATCGCAAGAGAAACGATACGTGCAATGTCTAAGAATGTCACTGCAAAATGTTACGGTGGTGATATTACCAGAAAACGAAAACTCCTTGAGAAGCAGAAGGAAGGGAAAAAGAGAATGAAAAATGTAGGAAATGTAGAAATTCCGCAAAGCGCATTCTTATCTGTACTCTCGACGGATGATAAAAGCTAG
- a CDS encoding UbiA-like polyprenyltransferase — protein MSNIENEENGIKPEQKNLSSFFTIFKLIKFSHTIFSFPFAVMSAFIAAGGVPRIRSLLLIIGALVMARSCAMSFNRLVDAKYDISNPRTAYRIQLQNHIGKTNLWFFTISCTILFIVCAGMLNRLSLIISPAALLVIFGYSYTKRFTHYSHLVLGLSLSLSPIGAWIGITGEITTAPFILALAVLLWTAGFDIIYACQDLQHDIETKLHSIPKMMGIKNSLIFSSVLHFFVVITLLLFMYFTNLRYVYFGGVVFVGIMLIYEHSLIKPHDLSKINLAFFTVNGLISMILMVATIVDISIFC, from the coding sequence ATGAGCAATATTGAAAATGAAGAAAACGGTATAAAACCTGAACAAAAGAATTTATCAAGTTTTTTTACTATTTTTAAATTAATAAAATTCTCGCATACTATTTTCTCATTTCCATTTGCAGTGATGAGTGCTTTTATTGCAGCAGGAGGGGTGCCCCGAATAAGATCACTTTTATTAATAATTGGCGCACTTGTAATGGCACGTAGTTGTGCAATGTCATTTAACAGGCTTGTTGATGCCAAATATGATATCAGCAACCCCAGAACCGCATATCGCATTCAACTCCAGAACCATATAGGGAAAACGAATTTATGGTTTTTTACAATATCCTGCACAATCTTATTTATCGTATGTGCCGGAATGTTGAATCGTCTATCATTAATTATATCTCCAGCAGCCCTTCTGGTAATTTTTGGCTATTCATATACTAAAAGATTTACTCATTATTCACACCTTGTTCTGGGACTCTCTCTTTCATTATCTCCAATAGGCGCATGGATTGGTATAACCGGAGAAATTACCACCGCCCCTTTTATACTTGCTTTGGCTGTGCTGCTATGGACTGCGGGCTTCGATATTATCTATGCATGCCAGGACCTGCAGCATGATATAGAAACAAAACTACATTCTATTCCTAAAATGATGGGAATTAAGAATTCGCTTATTTTTTCATCTGTGTTACACTTTTTTGTGGTAATAACCTTATTATTATTTATGTATTTTACAAACCTAAGGTATGTTTATTTTGGAGGAGTCGTCTTTGTTGGCATAATGCTTATTTACGAGCATTCCCTTATAAAACCACACGACCTGTCAAAAATAAATTTAGCTTTTTTTACGGTCAATGGTCTTATAAGTATGATATTGATGGTTGCAACAATTGTAGACATATCTATTTTTTGCTAA
- the rny gene encoding ribonuclease Y, producing the protein MNYITSNPLIYFPILPVCIIFGFLICFLFFRLRQVSREKASRSVIKEAKSEAERIIKGADITAREELYKRKEGFEKETQDTRHELRQLEKRLSKREDNLERKIDIMTKKEKYIESMASNLSNKEKDVNKKSSQLDELIEEEKSTLYKISGLSADAAEKLLLSRLEKELEIECAGLIEKHINKAREEAEKKAISIIGTAIQRCTANNSIDNVVSTIELPGDEMKGRIIGREGRNIRAFEKATGVDVIVDDTPGIIVLSGFDGVRREVARLAMKKLIVDGRIHPARIEEVVQETEKDIEQIVLETGKQTSFELGIHDLHTEIIKLIGRLRYRTSYGQNQLQHSIEVADLAGVLAGELKLDAQVARRCGLLHDIGKALSADVEGTHALVGADFAKRYDEKPDVINAIASHHEEVPSETVYSVLINAADAISASRPGARRETLEKYVKRLEKLESVAMSFNGVESAYAIQAGREVRVIVHPDKVSDKSASKICYDIAKNVEDELEYPGEVTVTVIREKRVVQKAK; encoded by the coding sequence ATTAATTATATTACTTCAAATCCATTAATATATTTTCCTATACTTCCAGTTTGCATAATCTTTGGTTTTTTAATATGTTTTTTGTTTTTTAGATTACGTCAAGTAAGCCGGGAAAAGGCTTCCAGGAGCGTAATTAAAGAAGCAAAATCAGAAGCTGAAAGAATAATTAAAGGCGCTGATATTACTGCCAGAGAAGAATTGTATAAACGTAAAGAGGGTTTTGAGAAAGAGACTCAAGATACAAGACATGAATTACGCCAACTTGAAAAACGTTTGAGCAAAAGGGAAGACAATCTTGAGAGAAAAATTGATATTATGACAAAGAAGGAGAAGTACATAGAAAGTATGGCTTCTAATTTGTCAAACAAAGAGAAAGATGTTAATAAAAAGAGTTCACAACTTGATGAGCTGATTGAGGAAGAAAAAAGTACTCTTTATAAGATTTCAGGGCTTTCAGCAGATGCTGCAGAAAAGTTATTACTAAGTCGACTGGAAAAAGAGCTTGAAATAGAATGTGCAGGTTTAATTGAAAAGCATATAAATAAGGCCAGAGAAGAAGCTGAAAAGAAGGCTATCTCAATAATAGGCACGGCGATACAGCGATGTACAGCAAATAACTCGATTGATAATGTTGTGAGCACCATTGAGTTGCCTGGAGATGAGATGAAAGGGAGGATTATAGGGAGAGAAGGCAGAAATATACGTGCTTTTGAGAAAGCAACCGGTGTAGACGTGATAGTAGATGATACTCCCGGTATAATTGTTCTTTCAGGCTTTGACGGTGTGCGTAGAGAGGTAGCCAGGTTAGCAATGAAAAAATTAATTGTGGATGGTAGAATCCATCCTGCACGTATAGAAGAGGTGGTGCAGGAGACCGAAAAAGATATTGAACAGATTGTTCTGGAGACAGGCAAACAAACTAGTTTTGAGTTGGGAATACATGACTTACATACAGAAATTATTAAATTAATAGGCCGTTTAAGGTACCGTACCAGCTATGGGCAGAACCAGCTTCAGCATTCAATAGAGGTTGCTGATCTTGCAGGCGTCCTGGCTGGTGAGTTGAAGCTTGACGCACAAGTAGCCAGGAGGTGTGGGCTTTTGCACGATATAGGCAAAGCGCTAAGCGCCGATGTAGAAGGCACTCACGCTCTTGTTGGTGCAGATTTTGCGAAGCGGTATGATGAAAAGCCGGATGTTATAAACGCAATTGCATCGCACCATGAGGAGGTGCCTTCTGAAACTGTGTATTCTGTCTTGATAAATGCTGCGGACGCCATCTCAGCAAGCAGGCCAGGGGCGAGGCGTGAAACTCTTGAAAAATATGTTAAGCGGCTTGAAAAGCTGGAAAGTGTTGCAATGTCTTTTAACGGAGTTGAAAGTGCTTACGCTATACAGGCTGGCAGAGAAGTAAGGGTTATTGTTCATCCGGATAAAGTCAGTGATAAATCAGCCTCAAAAATTTGCTATGATATTGCTAAGAATGTCGAAGATGAGCTTGAATATCCTGGAGAAGTAACCGTTACTGTGATTAGGGAAAAACGGGTGGTTCAGAAGGCAAAATAA
- a CDS encoding XTP/dITP diphosphatase translates to MIKTSGIVIGTKNKNKKEEIRKILSGMSLPLLDLEDFNNVPDVIEDGVTFEENAAKKALQLAKFCKLSVMADDSGLEVDALNKRPGVLSSRYCGEDTCYEEKCAKLLEELDGIPVEKRTARFKCAIALAGPEKLHFVVEASCEGFINTELRGEYGFGYDPVFYLSEYNQTMAELSPDVKNRISHRALALGLFKEGLKKFVVNSVH, encoded by the coding sequence ATGATAAAAACGAGCGGTATCGTAATTGGGACTAAGAATAAAAACAAGAAAGAGGAGATCAGGAAAATATTGAGTGGAATGTCATTGCCACTTTTGGATCTGGAAGATTTTAATAACGTTCCTGATGTCATTGAAGACGGTGTTACCTTTGAAGAGAATGCGGCTAAAAAAGCATTACAACTCGCAAAGTTTTGTAAATTATCGGTTATGGCGGATGATTCAGGTCTTGAAGTTGATGCGCTGAATAAACGTCCGGGTGTTCTTTCATCACGTTATTGTGGCGAGGATACCTGTTATGAAGAGAAATGCGCAAAGCTGCTTGAGGAACTGGATGGCATTCCTGTTGAGAAGAGAACAGCGAGATTTAAATGTGCAATTGCTCTGGCAGGTCCGGAAAAATTACATTTTGTAGTAGAGGCAAGCTGTGAAGGCTTTATTAATACAGAACTTCGCGGTGAATATGGTTTCGGATATGATCCTGTATTCTATTTATCTGAATATAACCAAACGATGGCAGAATTAAGTCCTGATGTTAAAAATCGGATTAGCCATAGAGCCTTGGCCCTGGGGCTTTTTAAAGAAGGTCTAAAAAAATTTGTTGTTAATTCTGTACATTAA
- a CDS encoding c-type cytochrome has translation MRSKIVVSLLVLGSIFCLSLANAFADDIDTEEIYAEKCALCHGDDGKGTDAGKGFGTKDFTDKEWQSSRTDDEFVNSITNGNPDNTNYLPFGDMLSEEEIKAMVPHVRAFAH, from the coding sequence TTGAGAAGTAAGATAGTAGTATCATTGTTAGTTTTAGGTTCAATTTTTTGCTTAAGTTTAGCAAATGCATTTGCTGATGACATTGACACGGAAGAGATATATGCTGAGAAGTGTGCATTATGTCATGGTGACGATGGTAAGGGTACCGATGCTGGTAAAGGGTTTGGGACTAAAGATTTTACAGATAAAGAGTGGCAGTCTTCACGTACTGACGATGAGTTTGTGAACTCAATTACAAATGGAAATCCTGACAATACAAATTACCTTCCTTTTGGTGATATGTTGTCAGAGGAAGAGATAAAGGCAATGGTCCCGCATGTAAGGGCATTTGCTCATTAA
- the mnmG gene encoding tRNA uridine-5-carboxymethylaminomethyl(34) synthesis enzyme MnmG, giving the protein MHISYDVIVVGGGHAGCEAALASARMGMQTALLSMNLDTIAQMSCNPAIGGLAKGQLVREVDALGGEMGKVIDETAIQFRLLNASKGHAVRSPRAQADKKKYQFTMKKRLEEQYNLSLRQDSVEEIVVENRERLDLIGKSGTKYRSKAVIITTGTFLNGLIHIGNSQVHGGRSSEPSSDKLSAGLKDLGFELARLKTGTSPRLNGRKINYDILQEQEGDKQPTAFSFSTKNIQQPQVNCFITYTNKLTHEIIRSNLDRSPLYTGQIKAIGPRYCPSIEDKITRFPHKEQHQIFIEPEGLHTSEVYCNGISTSAPFDVQEAMVHSIKGLEETNITRYGYAIEYDYVPPTQIKPSLEAKNVENVFLAGQINGTSGYEEAAAQGIMAGINAVLKIRGSKPFVLDRSEAYIGVLIDDLVTKGTREPYRMFTSRAEYRLVLRHDNADRRLMKYGYKHGLISKKQWDELSVKEKIISETNKYLEYKKHGADSLIKLLRRPDMNFKTLLELDKELMNKNIPSSAQEQIEIEAKYKGYISRQNQQIEKFKRMENLMLPAQFHYDNIPGLRKEAQQKLDNLRPVSLGQASRISGVSPADISILMVYLLSKGKPDTRTVSGS; this is encoded by the coding sequence ATGCACATTAGTTATGATGTCATAGTAGTTGGAGGGGGACATGCCGGATGTGAAGCGGCGTTGGCATCTGCAAGAATGGGTATGCAGACAGCATTGCTGTCGATGAATCTTGATACAATTGCGCAAATGTCTTGTAACCCTGCAATCGGAGGGTTGGCAAAAGGCCAACTAGTACGTGAAGTAGATGCGCTTGGTGGTGAAATGGGGAAGGTCATTGATGAGACGGCCATCCAGTTTAGACTTCTAAATGCCAGTAAAGGGCACGCAGTACGATCTCCCCGCGCACAGGCAGACAAAAAAAAATATCAATTTACAATGAAAAAGAGATTGGAAGAGCAGTACAATCTCTCATTACGACAGGATAGTGTTGAGGAAATTGTAGTTGAAAATAGAGAGAGACTGGATTTAATTGGTAAAAGTGGTACAAAGTACAGATCCAAAGCCGTAATTATTACAACGGGTACATTTCTTAACGGACTAATTCACATTGGCAACTCACAGGTGCATGGTGGGAGATCAAGTGAACCATCATCAGATAAATTATCAGCCGGGTTAAAGGATTTAGGTTTTGAGTTAGCCAGGCTGAAAACAGGAACATCGCCACGCCTGAACGGCAGGAAGATAAATTATGATATCCTGCAAGAGCAAGAGGGTGATAAACAACCTACAGCATTCTCTTTTTCTACCAAAAACATCCAGCAACCTCAGGTTAATTGTTTTATAACATATACAAATAAATTAACGCACGAAATTATCAGGTCAAACCTGGACCGTTCTCCACTTTACACTGGTCAAATTAAGGCAATTGGCCCGAGATATTGCCCTTCTATTGAAGATAAAATCACTAGATTTCCTCATAAAGAGCAACATCAGATATTTATTGAACCGGAAGGTCTCCATACTTCAGAGGTATATTGTAACGGCATTTCTACCAGCGCACCATTTGATGTTCAGGAAGCAATGGTCCATTCCATAAAAGGATTGGAAGAGACAAATATAACGCGTTATGGGTACGCAATAGAATATGATTATGTTCCACCTACCCAGATTAAACCTTCATTAGAGGCAAAAAATGTTGAAAATGTTTTTCTGGCAGGTCAGATAAACGGTACTTCAGGTTATGAAGAAGCTGCTGCGCAGGGAATCATGGCAGGGATAAATGCAGTTTTAAAAATCCGTGGTAGTAAACCTTTTGTTCTTGACCGTTCTGAAGCGTATATTGGTGTTTTAATTGATGACCTGGTGACAAAAGGGACTCGTGAACCATATAGAATGTTCACCTCCAGGGCTGAGTACAGACTCGTTCTCAGACATGATAATGCGGACAGGAGGCTCATGAAATATGGTTATAAGCACGGATTGATCAGTAAAAAGCAATGGGATGAGTTGTCAGTCAAAGAGAAAATTATTTCTGAAACAAATAAGTATCTTGAGTACAAAAAACACGGGGCAGACTCATTAATAAAACTATTGAGGCGTCCAGACATGAATTTCAAAACCTTGTTGGAACTTGACAAAGAACTAATGAATAAAAATATCCCTTCTTCTGCTCAAGAACAGATAGAAATTGAGGCTAAGTATAAAGGCTATATCAGCAGGCAAAACCAGCAAATTGAAAAGTTCAAAAGGATGGAAAACTTGATGCTTCCTGCTCAGTTTCACTATGATAACATACCGGGTTTGAGGAAAGAAGCACAGCAGAAGCTAGACAATCTTCGTCCTGTCTCCTTGGGACAGGCATCTCGCATCTCAGGAGTGTCTCCTGCAGATATTTCAATTCTGATGGTTTATTTGTTGAGTAAGGGCAAACCTGATACTCGAACAGTATCAGGCTCTTAA